In Phycodurus eques isolate BA_2022a unplaced genomic scaffold, UOR_Pequ_1.1 contig_25, whole genome shotgun sequence, one genomic interval encodes:
- the LOC133398191 gene encoding oocyte zinc finger protein XlCOF6.1-like isoform X2: protein MRARRTAEHEEELRGPKEEKEPRGQRPDAAFDLRPPTVPRGADISEDLHTEHPKPEPPHIKEEVKDKEVHHIKEEEEPILIKKEEEEACPHIKQEEEEEDITKFPSTGVLLKSADESQSEESKGAEPPSSSSSQHMTTEGDGDHCGGSPADGLLAPLSDSDDVMSHPPHTDDDHHKQSEGDMTCPADSKRCKCFQCWKTFANKTILKQHMRTHTGEKPFSCSVCGQRFSMKEHLKRHTRTHTGEKPFSCTVCGKTFIQNTDVKRHARTHTGEKPFSCSFCGQRFSGKKNLTMHTRTHTGEKPFSCTVCGKTFTQQTNLQRHTRTHTGEKPFSCTVCGKTFARQTNLKRHTRTHTGERPFSCSVCGQRFSDKGTLTRHTRTHTGEKAFSCSGCGQRFSRKDQVKTHKCAGENSSDQEAFIVNL, encoded by the coding sequence ACATCAGTGAAGATCTTCATACTGAGCACCCGAAGCcagagccccctcacattaaagaggaagtgaagGACAAAGAGGTccaccacatcaaagaggaagaggagcccattttgattaaaaaagaggaggaagaagcgtGCCCCCAcatcaaacaggaagaggaggaggaggatatcaccaagtttccatcgactggtgtccTTTTGAAGAGTGCAGATGAaagtcaaagtgaggagagcaaAGGagcggagcctccaagcagcagctcaagtcaacacatgacaacagaaggtgacggagaccactgtggaggatcaccagcagacggcctcttagcGCCACTGTCAGATAGTGATGACGTGATGTCACATcctcctcacactgatgatgatcATCATAAACAGtctgaaggtgatatgacatgtccCGCTGACAGCAAACgatgcaaatgttttcagtgttggaaaacatttgcaaacaagaccattttgaaacaacacatgagaacacacactggagaaaaacctttttcctgctcagtttgtggccaaagattctcgatgaaggaacacttaaaaagacacacaagaacccacacgggtgagaaacctttttcttgcacagtttgtggtaaaacattcattcagaaTACAGATGTTAAAAGacacgcaagaacacacactggtgagaaacctttttcctgctcatttTGTGGTCAACGATTCTCTGGTAAGAAAAACTTAACaatgcacacaagaacccacactggtgagaaacctttttcttgcacagtttgtggtaaaacattcacTCAGCAGACAAATttacaaagacacacaagaacccacactggtgagaaacctttttcctgcacagtttgtggtaaaacattcgCTCGGCAGACAAATTTAAAAaggcacacaagaacacacactggtgagagacctttttcctgctctgtTTGTGGTCAGAGATTCTCTGACAAGGGAACCTtgacaagacacacaagaacccacactggtgagaaagcTTTTTCCTGCTCGGGTTGTGGTCAGAGATTCTCTCGTAAGGATCAggttaagacacacaagtgcGCTGGTGAGAATAGCAGTGATCAAGAAGCCTTTATtgtaaatctttaa